The Streptomyces sp. NBC_00440 genome contains a region encoding:
- a CDS encoding MFS transporter has protein sequence MSRELRGPNDKLGTVLAIAGISNAGLARRVNDLGAQRGLTLRYDKTSVARWVSKGMVPQGAAPHLIAAAIGAKLGRPVPLHEIGLADADPAPEVGLAFHRDVSSAVVSATDLYRLDLAGRRAGSGGIWQSLAGSFAVTAYATPASRWLITPADSSVERGADEVADPAALRVGHSDVTKLREAAEDARRWDSKYGGGDWRSSMVPECLRVDAAPLLLGSYSDEVGRGLFGATAELTRLAGWMAFDTGQQEAAQRYYIQALRLARAAADVPLGGYVLASMSLQAVYRGFGDEGVDLAQAAVERNRGLATARTMSFFRLVEARAHARAGDSAAAGAALKAAEGWLERSREGDADPSWLGFYSYDRFAADAAECYHDLKAPRQVRRFTEQALSKPTEEFVRSHGLRLVVSAVAELESGNLDAACAAGTRAVEVAGRISSARTTEYVRDLLHRLEPYGDEPRVVELRERARPLLVAPA, from the coding sequence ATGTCCAGGGAGCTACGCGGGCCGAACGACAAACTCGGCACCGTTCTCGCCATCGCGGGAATCAGCAACGCCGGACTGGCGCGACGGGTCAACGACCTCGGCGCCCAGCGCGGCCTGACGCTTCGGTACGACAAGACGTCCGTGGCCAGGTGGGTCTCCAAGGGCATGGTGCCCCAGGGCGCCGCGCCCCATCTGATCGCGGCGGCGATCGGCGCCAAGCTGGGCCGGCCCGTACCGCTGCACGAGATAGGACTCGCGGACGCGGATCCGGCCCCCGAGGTCGGGCTCGCCTTCCACCGCGACGTCAGCTCGGCCGTGGTGTCGGCGACCGATCTGTACCGGCTGGACCTCGCGGGGCGCCGGGCCGGGAGTGGCGGGATATGGCAGTCGCTCGCCGGATCGTTCGCGGTCACGGCATATGCGACACCCGCTTCGCGGTGGCTGATAACACCCGCCGACTCCTCGGTGGAGCGGGGCGCCGATGAGGTGGCCGACCCGGCCGCGCTGCGCGTCGGGCACAGCGATGTGACCAAACTGCGGGAGGCCGCCGAGGATGCCAGGCGCTGGGACTCCAAGTACGGCGGCGGGGACTGGCGTTCGTCGATGGTGCCGGAGTGCCTGCGGGTGGACGCGGCTCCGCTGCTCCTCGGCTCGTACTCGGACGAGGTGGGCCGCGGGCTCTTCGGCGCGACCGCCGAACTGACCAGGCTCGCCGGGTGGATGGCGTTCGACACCGGCCAGCAGGAGGCCGCCCAGCGCTACTACATCCAGGCGCTGCGGCTCGCCCGCGCGGCCGCCGATGTCCCGCTGGGGGGATATGTCCTGGCTTCGATGTCGCTCCAGGCGGTCTACCGCGGCTTCGGGGACGAGGGTGTGGACCTCGCGCAGGCGGCGGTCGAGCGCAACAGGGGCCTCGCGACGGCCCGCACGATGAGTTTCTTCCGACTGGTGGAAGCACGGGCCCACGCGCGCGCCGGTGACTCCGCGGCGGCCGGCGCGGCACTGAAGGCGGCGGAGGGCTGGCTGGAGCGCTCGCGCGAAGGCGACGCCGATCCGTCCTGGCTCGGCTTCTACTCGTACGACCGCTTCGCCGCCGACGCCGCCGAGTGCTACCACGACCTCAAGGCCCCGCGTCAGGTGCGGCGCTTCACCGAGCAGGCGCTGTCGAAGCCGACGGAGGAGTTCGTCCGCTCGCACGGGCTGCGGCTGGTGGTGAGCGCGGTGGCGGAGCTGGAGTCCGGCAACCTCGACGCGGCGTGCGCCGCGGGCACCCGGGCGGTGGAGGTCGCGGGGCGGATCTCGTCGGCGCGCACCACGGAGTACGTACGGGATCTACTGCACCGTCTTGAGCCGTACGGCGACGAGCCGAGAGTGGTGGAGTTACGCGAGCGGGCCAGACCACTCCTGGTGGCGCCCGCGTAG
- the lhgO gene encoding L-2-hydroxyglutarate oxidase gives MSFGNGSMRGYSGGFDCDVLIIGGGIVGLSTAYALTRSAPGTRVVVLEKEQRTARHQTGRNSGVIHSGIYYRPGSLKARFAVRGAAEMTEFCAEHSLPYEVTGKLIVATERDELPRLHALAQRGRENGIPVRELGPAQIAEDEPGVRGLAAIRVATTGVADYGAVAARLAELSEAAGAEVRCGAEAVRIARRPEGVAVATSDGAVIRARALVNCAGLHCDRVARLAGDDPGMRIVPFRGEYYTLTRPGLVRGLVYPVPDPAFPFLGVHLTRGTDGTVHVGPNAVPALAREGYDWGTVRPTELSTTLAWPGTWRIAGRHWRYGAGELHRSLSKRAFTEAVRRLLPAVEETDLRRAPAGVRAQAVLRDGTLVDDFLIREAPRTVHVLNAPSPAATASLPIGREIARRALASVGVRT, from the coding sequence ATGTCTTTCGGGAACGGCAGCATGCGTGGCTACAGCGGTGGCTTCGACTGCGACGTGCTGATCATCGGCGGCGGGATCGTCGGGCTGTCGACGGCGTACGCCCTGACGCGGTCCGCGCCGGGCACGCGGGTCGTGGTGCTGGAGAAGGAGCAGCGCACCGCCCGCCATCAGACGGGCCGCAACAGCGGGGTCATCCACAGCGGGATCTACTACCGGCCCGGCTCCCTGAAGGCGCGGTTCGCGGTGCGCGGCGCGGCCGAGATGACCGAGTTCTGCGCGGAGCACTCCCTGCCGTACGAGGTGACGGGCAAGCTGATCGTCGCGACGGAGCGGGACGAGCTGCCCCGGCTGCACGCCCTGGCCCAGCGCGGCCGGGAGAACGGGATTCCGGTGCGGGAGCTGGGCCCCGCCCAGATCGCCGAGGACGAGCCCGGGGTCCGGGGACTGGCCGCGATCCGGGTCGCCACCACCGGGGTCGCCGACTACGGCGCGGTGGCCGCGCGCCTCGCGGAGCTTTCGGAGGCGGCGGGGGCCGAGGTCCGGTGCGGGGCCGAGGCCGTCCGGATAGCGCGGCGCCCGGAAGGCGTCGCGGTCGCCACGTCCGACGGGGCGGTGATACGGGCCCGGGCCCTGGTCAACTGCGCGGGACTGCACTGCGACCGGGTCGCACGGCTGGCGGGCGACGACCCGGGGATGCGGATCGTGCCCTTCCGGGGGGAGTACTACACACTGACCCGCCCCGGCCTGGTGCGTGGCCTCGTCTATCCCGTGCCCGACCCCGCCTTCCCCTTCCTCGGTGTCCATCTGACCCGGGGCACCGACGGCACGGTCCACGTCGGACCGAACGCGGTACCGGCACTGGCCCGCGAGGGGTACGACTGGGGCACCGTGCGCCCCACCGAGCTGAGTACGACGCTGGCCTGGCCCGGCACCTGGCGGATAGCGGGCCGCCACTGGCGGTACGGGGCGGGCGAGCTGCACCGCTCGCTGTCGAAGCGCGCCTTCACGGAGGCGGTGCGGCGGCTGCTGCCGGCCGTCGAGGAGACGGATCTGCGCCGGGCACCGGCCGGGGTGCGGGCCCAGGCGGTCCTCAGGGACGGCACGCTGGTCGACGACTTCCTGATCCGGGAGGCACCGCGCACGGTCCATGTGCTGAACGCCCCCTCACCGGCCGCGACGGCATCCCTGCCGATCGGCCGCGAGATCGCCCGCAGGGCGCTGGCCTCGGTGGGGGTACGGACCTGA
- the trmB gene encoding tRNA (guanosine(46)-N7)-methyltransferase TrmB, translated as MSDLLNPPPEPSPPQRAKGEPRFPGGPAADPAGSHHERRIRSFQPRRSRVTTGQADALERLWPRWGLDIDGQRVLDLPTLFDGLPVVLEIGFGMGEATAQMAAADPSTGILASDVHTPGQGNLLRLAERNGLSNIRVANGDAIILLREMLTPDSLAGLRVYFPDPWPKSRHHKRRLIQPEFLDLAAARLAPGAVLHCATDWVPYAEQMLEVLTEHPCFENTTADGGYAPRPGFRPLTRFEGQGLDKGHAVHDLLFRRNDRPSGHSTD; from the coding sequence GTGTCCGATCTTCTGAACCCCCCACCAGAGCCCTCGCCGCCCCAGCGCGCCAAGGGCGAGCCGCGCTTCCCCGGCGGGCCCGCGGCCGACCCCGCGGGCTCGCACCACGAGCGCCGGATCCGCAGCTTCCAGCCGCGCCGCAGCCGCGTCACGACCGGCCAGGCCGACGCCCTGGAACGGCTGTGGCCGCGCTGGGGCCTGGACATCGACGGACAGCGGGTCCTCGATCTGCCCACCCTGTTCGACGGTCTCCCCGTCGTCCTGGAGATCGGCTTCGGCATGGGCGAGGCCACCGCTCAGATGGCCGCGGCCGACCCGTCGACCGGGATCCTCGCATCCGATGTGCACACCCCCGGCCAGGGAAACCTGCTGCGTCTCGCGGAGCGGAACGGCCTGTCCAACATCCGGGTGGCCAACGGCGACGCGATCATCCTGCTCCGCGAGATGCTCACACCGGACTCACTCGCCGGACTGCGCGTGTACTTCCCCGACCCGTGGCCCAAGAGCCGCCACCACAAGAGGCGGCTGATCCAGCCCGAGTTCCTCGACCTGGCCGCGGCCCGGCTCGCACCGGGCGCCGTCCTGCACTGCGCGACCGACTGGGTCCCGTACGCCGAGCAGATGCTGGAGGTGCTCACCGAGCATCCCTGCTTCGAGAACACCACGGCGGACGGCGGCTACGCACCGAGGCCCGGCTTCCGGCCGCTGACCAGATTCGAGGGCCAGGGACTCGACAAGGGCCACGCGGTCCACGACCTGCTGTTCCGCCGCAACGACCGCCCGAGCGGCCACAGCACCGACTAG
- a CDS encoding PrsW family intramembrane metalloprotease, with the protein MYESSVPPGAAHPVVPVYEEQPRFDAVPPRAHWRYAPRRDFWRSKALRATAVIIVLAICGLLILSLVREQTGTEGFLVGMGLAVLPVPLLMAAFRWLDRVDPGPWRNLIFAFAWGACAAALVAIIANSFATHWIATATADPTSADTLGARVVAPIVEESAKATAILLIFLFRRRHFTGVVDGVVFAGFTATGFAFTENILYLGSAFGEDKSLGFSGVPSVTAATFFVRVVLSPFAHPLFTVLTGIGFGIAALAAEDQRLRRTGPPLLGLLCAMGMHALWNSSSAFGTYGFYLVYGAFMLPVFGMITWLAIWTRQRELRTISAELPAYAAAGWLAPAEPLALSSMRARAMARSFAARTFGGGFGATSPHLGPHPAPYGPGPNSSAPYPSGPHPSSPYGRSPYHRPPAHADAKSRAKAASRAVSEYEAFATTLAFLRHRAHRGVVGPDFEAREQELLHHLWQRKEIAGPALLYAAEATGRIRVPPPHLHYGGYNPYQH; encoded by the coding sequence GTGTACGAGTCGAGCGTGCCGCCCGGGGCGGCCCATCCGGTGGTCCCGGTGTACGAGGAGCAGCCGCGCTTCGACGCCGTTCCACCGCGTGCACACTGGCGCTACGCCCCCCGCAGGGACTTCTGGCGGAGCAAGGCGCTGCGCGCCACAGCGGTGATCATCGTCCTCGCCATCTGCGGCCTGCTGATCCTCTCGCTGGTCCGCGAACAGACCGGGACCGAGGGCTTCCTCGTCGGGATGGGTCTGGCCGTGCTGCCGGTGCCGCTGCTCATGGCGGCCTTCCGCTGGCTGGACCGGGTCGATCCGGGGCCCTGGCGGAACCTGATCTTCGCCTTCGCCTGGGGAGCGTGCGCCGCCGCGCTCGTCGCGATCATCGCCAACTCCTTCGCCACGCACTGGATAGCGACCGCCACAGCGGATCCGACGAGCGCGGACACCCTCGGGGCGAGAGTGGTGGCGCCGATCGTCGAGGAGAGCGCGAAGGCCACCGCGATCCTGCTGATCTTCCTCTTCCGCAGGCGCCACTTCACCGGGGTCGTGGACGGTGTGGTCTTCGCGGGCTTCACCGCGACCGGCTTCGCCTTCACCGAGAACATCCTGTATCTGGGCAGCGCCTTCGGTGAGGACAAGTCGCTGGGGTTCTCGGGCGTTCCGTCCGTGACGGCGGCGACCTTCTTCGTCCGGGTGGTCCTCTCGCCGTTCGCCCACCCGCTGTTCACCGTGCTGACCGGCATCGGCTTCGGCATCGCGGCGCTGGCCGCCGAGGACCAGCGGCTGCGCAGGACCGGACCGCCGCTGCTCGGTCTCCTCTGCGCCATGGGCATGCACGCCCTGTGGAACAGTTCGTCGGCCTTCGGCACCTATGGCTTCTATCTGGTCTACGGCGCTTTCATGCTCCCGGTCTTCGGGATGATCACCTGGCTGGCGATCTGGACCCGCCAGCGGGAGCTGCGCACGATATCGGCCGAACTGCCCGCGTACGCGGCGGCGGGCTGGCTGGCCCCCGCGGAGCCGCTGGCGCTGTCGTCGATGCGGGCGCGCGCCATGGCACGCAGCTTCGCGGCGCGTACGTTCGGCGGAGGGTTCGGCGCGACCAGCCCGCATCTGGGCCCCCACCCGGCCCCGTACGGCCCAGGCCCGAACAGCTCAGCCCCGTACCCCTCCGGTCCGCACCCCTCCAGTCCGTACGGCCGGAGCCCGTACCACCGGCCGCCGGCGCACGCCGACGCGAAGTCACGGGCCAAGGCCGCGTCCCGTGCGGTCTCCGAGTACGAGGCCTTCGCGACGACCCTCGCCTTTCTGCGGCACAGGGCCCACCGGGGCGTGGTGGGCCCGGACTTCGAAGCGCGCGAGCAGGAGCTGCTGCACCACCTCTGGCAGCGCAAGGAGATCGCGGGGCCCGCGCTGCTCTACGCGGCGGAGGCGACCGGGCGGATACGGGTGCCGCCACCGCATCTGCACTACGGCGGCTACAACCCGTACCAGCACTGA
- a CDS encoding aldo/keto reductase: MTSLRSLGSSDLKVFPLSLGGNVFGWSADEKQSFDVLDAYTAAGGNFIDTADTYSAWVPGNKGGESETVIGNWLAARGNRADVVVATKVGAHPQYKGLSPANIRAAADESLRRLRTDYIDLYYTHFDDPSVPVEEIISTLDELVKAGKVRAIAASNVSPERLDASMAFSEKEGLARYVALQPHYNLVSRDTYEGGLQDAAARHGLAAVPYYALASGFLTGKYRPGVDVDSVRAGGAAQHLGTERGPKVLAALDKVAAAHGAEVATVALAWLAAQPTVVAPIASARTVGQLPALTAVAELKLTDAEVAELTAASA, encoded by the coding sequence ATGACTTCTCTCCGCTCACTCGGCTCCTCCGACCTCAAGGTCTTCCCGCTCTCCCTCGGTGGCAATGTCTTCGGGTGGAGCGCCGACGAAAAGCAGTCCTTCGACGTGCTCGACGCCTACACGGCCGCCGGCGGCAACTTCATCGACACCGCGGACACGTACTCGGCCTGGGTGCCCGGCAACAAGGGCGGTGAGTCCGAGACCGTCATCGGCAACTGGCTGGCCGCACGGGGTAACCGGGCCGACGTGGTGGTCGCGACCAAGGTCGGCGCGCATCCGCAGTACAAGGGGCTGTCCCCGGCGAACATCAGGGCCGCAGCCGACGAGTCGCTGCGTCGGCTGCGCACCGACTACATCGACCTCTACTACACGCACTTCGACGACCCGTCCGTGCCGGTCGAGGAGATCATCTCCACCCTCGACGAGCTGGTGAAGGCGGGCAAGGTGCGCGCCATCGCCGCGTCCAATGTGTCTCCCGAGCGGCTCGACGCCTCCATGGCGTTCTCCGAGAAGGAGGGGCTGGCCAGGTACGTCGCTCTCCAGCCGCACTACAACCTGGTCTCCCGTGACACCTATGAGGGCGGGCTCCAGGACGCGGCGGCCCGGCACGGTCTGGCGGCCGTGCCGTACTACGCGCTGGCCTCCGGCTTCCTCACCGGCAAGTACCGGCCCGGTGTGGACGTCGACAGTGTGCGGGCCGGCGGTGCGGCCCAGCACCTGGGGACCGAGCGGGGACCGAAGGTCCTGGCCGCGCTCGACAAGGTCGCCGCGGCGCACGGCGCCGAGGTGGCGACCGTCGCCCTGGCGTGGCTGGCCGCTCAGCCGACCGTCGTCGCGCCGATCGCTTCGGCGCGTACGGTCGGGCAGCTGCCCGCGCTGACGGCCGTGGCCGAGCTGAAGCTCACCGACGCCGAGGTGGCGGAGCTGACCGCGGCCTCCGCCTGA
- a CDS encoding M23 family metallopeptidase, with translation MASNNPAPETLYFPNDDAPGFGGEDGGTFDEWNPTEDSLRSVRGKHRVAKQRGGLARSSTVLGVGVIAAVGAGGMASAQSKPPVAISLPDLPQSVKDKLPDAESLPGVGTLISDLDGGSSDHSGTETGAADAALSTAAATGKGSGDAGEALRARILQQAEQQQGAVDDEAKAAAEKAAADKASAEAAKKQDEAAAKEKAAKKKAEAEAKAKAEKERLAKLAASYSLPVSSYTLTSRFNDGGSMWSSGHHTGLDFAAPTGTPIKAVHSGTVKSAGWAGAYGYRTVITLDDGTELWFCHQSSLGVSAGQKVSTGEVIGRVGATGNVTGPHVHVEVRPGGGDPIDPMTWLQGKGLNP, from the coding sequence GTGGCGTCCAACAACCCTGCCCCCGAAACGCTTTACTTCCCGAACGACGATGCTCCCGGTTTCGGCGGTGAGGACGGCGGCACATTCGACGAGTGGAACCCCACTGAGGATTCCCTCCGTTCGGTCCGCGGTAAACACCGGGTCGCCAAGCAGCGCGGCGGACTCGCCCGCAGCTCGACGGTGCTCGGCGTCGGCGTGATCGCAGCCGTCGGTGCGGGCGGCATGGCCAGCGCCCAGAGCAAGCCGCCGGTCGCGATCTCCCTCCCCGACCTTCCGCAGTCCGTCAAGGACAAGCTGCCGGATGCCGAGTCGCTGCCCGGCGTGGGGACGCTGATCTCCGACCTCGACGGCGGTTCGTCGGACCACAGCGGTACGGAGACGGGCGCCGCCGACGCGGCGCTCAGCACCGCTGCGGCCACCGGCAAGGGCAGCGGGGACGCGGGCGAGGCCCTCCGCGCCCGGATCCTCCAGCAGGCCGAGCAGCAGCAGGGCGCGGTCGACGACGAGGCCAAGGCGGCAGCCGAGAAGGCAGCCGCGGACAAGGCGTCGGCGGAGGCCGCGAAGAAGCAGGACGAGGCGGCGGCCAAGGAGAAGGCGGCCAAGAAGAAGGCCGAGGCGGAGGCCAAGGCCAAGGCGGAGAAGGAGCGGCTCGCCAAGCTGGCGGCCAGCTACTCGCTCCCCGTCTCCTCGTACACCCTCACCTCGCGGTTCAACGACGGCGGTTCGATGTGGTCGTCGGGCCACCACACCGGCCTCGACTTCGCCGCCCCGACCGGTACCCCGATCAAGGCCGTGCACAGCGGGACGGTCAAGTCGGCCGGCTGGGCCGGGGCGTACGGCTACCGCACGGTCATCACGCTCGACGACGGTACGGAGCTGTGGTTCTGCCACCAGTCCTCGCTGGGGGTCAGCGCCGGCCAGAAGGTCAGCACCGGCGAGGTCATCGGCAGGGTCGGAGCCACCGGCAACGTCACCGGCCCGCATGTCCACGTGGAGGTCCGGCCGGGTGGCGGCGACCCGATCGACCCGATGACCTGGCTCCAGGGCAAGGGCCTCAACCCGTAA
- a CDS encoding PP2C family protein-serine/threonine phosphatase, with product MAHRRRCGQPGGARYRPPLYGPGRRVLVGQREDSGRARRFVRALPAVLIAGGVAFDQLTPSAFTAAPFFVAAPVIAAPLFSYRATLITGIIAVLAVVGLHGYDDTSAKASAITEMITVVTVSVVALIINRVIRVSGEELASARVVAETAQRAVLPVPSERIAGLHIAARYEAAQAGTFIGGDLFAVQDTPYGVRLVIGDVRGKGLGAVEAVAVVIGAFREAAEQEVTIERVAQRLERALTREGVRREGLDAFEGFTTAALAEIPRSDQGLIRLLNRGHPEPLLLYADGGIHLLTPADPALPLGLADLAAWPDQADETEFPPGATLLLYTDGLSEARNAQGAFYEPQERLRGRIFPGPDELLTAVTDDVRLHTGGRSTDDMALLAVGRPGQGQPDRRRTVEIIHREQHDP from the coding sequence ATCGCACACCGGCGTCGGTGCGGCCAGCCTGGTGGGGCGCGGTACCGTCCGCCGCTTTACGGACCGGGCAGGAGGGTACTGGTGGGGCAGCGAGAGGACTCGGGCCGGGCGCGCAGGTTCGTCCGGGCGCTGCCTGCCGTGCTGATCGCGGGCGGGGTGGCCTTCGACCAGCTGACGCCGTCCGCGTTCACCGCTGCCCCGTTCTTCGTCGCCGCGCCGGTGATCGCGGCCCCGCTCTTCTCGTACCGGGCCACGCTGATCACGGGGATCATCGCGGTGCTGGCGGTCGTGGGGCTGCACGGCTACGACGACACCTCGGCCAAGGCCTCGGCGATCACGGAGATGATCACCGTCGTCACGGTGTCCGTCGTCGCCCTCATCATCAACCGCGTCATCCGGGTCAGCGGCGAAGAACTCGCGTCGGCGCGCGTGGTGGCGGAGACCGCGCAGCGCGCCGTGCTGCCGGTGCCTTCCGAGCGGATCGCCGGGCTGCACATCGCGGCGCGGTACGAGGCGGCGCAGGCCGGCACCTTCATCGGCGGCGATCTCTTCGCCGTGCAGGACACCCCGTACGGGGTCCGGCTGGTGATCGGTGACGTACGGGGCAAGGGGCTCGGCGCCGTCGAGGCTGTGGCTGTGGTGATCGGGGCCTTCCGGGAGGCCGCCGAGCAGGAGGTGACGATCGAGCGGGTCGCTCAGCGGCTGGAGCGTGCGCTGACCCGTGAGGGCGTGCGGCGGGAGGGACTTGACGCCTTCGAGGGGTTCACCACGGCGGCGCTCGCCGAGATCCCGCGCAGCGATCAGGGCTTGATCCGGCTGCTCAACCGGGGCCACCCCGAGCCGCTGCTGCTGTACGCGGACGGGGGCATCCACCTCCTCACGCCGGCCGATCCCGCCCTGCCGCTGGGGCTGGCCGATCTGGCGGCCTGGCCGGACCAGGCGGACGAGACGGAGTTCCCGCCGGGGGCCACGCTGCTGCTCTACACCGACGGCCTGTCCGAGGCGAGGAACGCGCAGGGGGCCTTCTACGAGCCGCAGGAGCGGCTGCGCGGCCGGATCTTCCCGGGGCCCGATGAGCTGCTGACGGCGGTGACCGACGACGTGCGGCTGCACACGGGCGGGCGCTCCACGGACGACATGGCGCTGCTCGCGGTGGGCCGTCCGGGCCAGGGGCAGCCGGACCGGCGCAGGACCGTGGAGATCATCCACCGCGAACAACACGATCCGTAA
- a CDS encoding ATP-binding protein yields MGQSNVMERRTGHAQRTTCPATVARARDDMREFVSELSPAPTPECTDNAVLVVSELVTNALRHAGGLTALRLAADRTTLEVTVEDPSRAMPRERAPDLNGAGGGFGWPLVRFLARTVVVSHCPQGGKNVRAVLSR; encoded by the coding sequence ATGGGTCAGTCAAATGTCATGGAGCGGCGCACCGGCCACGCGCAGCGGACGACGTGCCCGGCCACGGTGGCCCGGGCACGCGACGACATGCGTGAGTTCGTCTCGGAGCTGTCGCCCGCCCCCACCCCCGAGTGCACGGACAACGCCGTTCTGGTGGTCTCCGAGCTGGTCACGAACGCACTGCGGCACGCGGGAGGGCTTACCGCTCTGCGACTGGCCGCGGACCGCACCACACTGGAGGTCACCGTGGAGGACCCCAGCCGCGCCATGCCGCGGGAGCGCGCGCCGGACCTCAACGGGGCCGGGGGCGGATTCGGCTGGCCTCTGGTCCGTTTCCTCGCGCGTACGGTCGTTGTCAGCCACTGTCCCCAGGGCGGTAAGAACGTACGCGCCGTCCTCTCCCGTTGA
- a CDS encoding MarR family winged helix-turn-helix transcriptional regulator yields the protein MRPSSTTQAPELADIATEVTGLLGVLRGRAHGNAPAGPVSASQMRALLAIGRLEGGNLRALGEALGSSAPATSRLCDRLEAAGLVERRLSTASRRELELYLSRHGRALLDEVKEREADELRPVLEAMPPEALRQLTAGLTAFRDAAASAVDGNSLAGDEPGEPRDETLDDSRLRIVRPA from the coding sequence ATGCGCCCAAGCTCTACGACGCAGGCCCCGGAACTGGCGGATATCGCCACCGAGGTCACAGGGCTGCTCGGCGTTCTTCGGGGCAGGGCCCACGGCAACGCCCCGGCCGGACCCGTTTCGGCATCACAGATGCGGGCGCTGCTGGCGATCGGGCGGCTGGAGGGCGGCAATCTGCGGGCCCTCGGCGAAGCTCTGGGATCCAGTGCGCCCGCGACGAGCCGACTGTGCGACCGGCTGGAGGCCGCCGGCCTGGTCGAGCGGCGACTGAGCACCGCGAGCCGCCGGGAACTCGAACTGTATCTGAGCAGGCACGGGCGGGCCCTGCTCGATGAGGTCAAGGAGCGCGAGGCGGACGAGCTGCGCCCCGTACTGGAAGCCATGCCCCCCGAAGCGCTCCGCCAGCTCACAGCGGGACTGACCGCATTCCGGGACGCTGCCGCCTCCGCCGTGGACGGGAACAGCCTCGCGGGCGACGAGCCGGGCGAGCCACGGGACGAAACCCTCGACGACTCCAGGCTGCGGATCGTACGCCCGGCCTGA
- a CDS encoding STAS domain-containing protein: MDTRSTVQHLHLVTHPLPTAVLLELSGEVDLDSVEPLRLALHEAVGRGEGPVVVDLSAVGFADTALINTLLHARLRLGDRLRLAAPSRAVLRLLRILRLGGVFAIHADQVAALHADQVAALRDGPVPSGNQVAAPAASPR, from the coding sequence GTGGATACCCGAAGCACCGTTCAGCACCTGCACCTGGTCACGCATCCCCTTCCGACTGCCGTGCTCCTGGAACTGTCCGGGGAGGTCGACCTCGACTCGGTCGAGCCGCTGCGTCTGGCACTCCACGAGGCGGTCGGCCGCGGCGAGGGGCCGGTCGTGGTGGACCTCTCAGCGGTCGGGTTCGCCGACACCGCGCTCATCAATACGCTCCTGCACGCCCGACTGCGGCTCGGCGACAGGCTTCGTCTCGCCGCGCCCTCGCGGGCCGTCCTGCGACTGCTGCGGATCCTCCGCCTGGGTGGCGTCTTCGCCATCCACGCCGACCAGGTCGCCGCCCTCCACGCCGACCAGGTCGCCGCCCTCCGCGACGGCCCGGTGCCAAGTGGCAACCAGGTCGCTGCCCCGGCCGCCTCGCCACGGTGA